One Stratiformator vulcanicus genomic window, CGTGAAAATCGCCTGCTTGGCGTTGTCGTGTCGTCGCCGGTGCTGGAAGTATCCGTCGCCCAGTCGTTCAATCAGAATTTGTTGTAGCGCTTCGCTCGCTCCGGTGAATTGAATGTTGCCGGCCGGATCGACGCTGGCCGACTTCGCGCCGAGCTGATGTCCTTCTTCGTCCCGGACGCCTTCACCGACCACGATGACCACGTGCTTTTGCAGCTCGTAGATTTCACGGACGCGCCGTTCGAGCCGCTCAATGTCGATCGGGATTTCCGGAACGAGGATGATGTCGGGCTGGCCGTAGGCTGAGCCGAGCGCGATGTATCCTGAATCGCGTCCCATCACCTCGACGATGGCGATTCGCCGGTGACTTTCGGCTGTCGTCCGGGTCCGTTCGATCGCCTGCGCAACCACAAACACGGCGGTCGCGTAACCGGGCGTGGCGTAGTTGACGATGTCGGCCAATTCGAGCTCGGTCCGGCTGTAAATGCGGGAATACTTCGATTTGTGGCCGGGTGTCTCGATGAGTTCCCAGTCGTTCGGCTCTTCGATGTAATTTAGGCCCAAATCGTTGTCGATCGTCTTGGGGGCCAGCGCGCAGGGAATGAAGTCGGAGATCGGTTGCAGGCCGTTGATCGTGCCGTCGCCGCCGACGCAGATAATGCCTTCGATCCCGAGCCGACGCAGCCGCGCCACGACCGCCTTGAGCAGCTCTTTTTCGTTCTTGTCGATATAGGTCCGCGAGGCCCCGAGAATCGTGCCGCCGATGTCGGGTCGCAATTCGGGAATCGTCGTTCGGAGCGGATTGAGCCGCAGGTGCGGGATCCGCGGGTCGACCATTCCGCCGAACCCTTTGATGATTCCGATAACCTCGACGCCGAGTTGATTGGCCCGTTCGACGACCCCGTAAATGGTCGCGTTCAACGCGGGCGTATCGCCTCCCGCGGTCAAGACGCCGATACGTCGCATAGCTCGAACCTATCCCGCGGGTAATTTGACTGAGGCGACGAGCGCGAACTAACGCAAAAACGATTTGGCCGACGACGCGACAGTGACGTTACACACGCTCAATTGCACGGAAAGCGGAGAGAAACATGACGGCGGATCGAGGGCGGGCGAGCGGACTGCGTGCGAGCCACCGTGAGTAGGGAGAATACCCACTGGCTGCGGGGGAATTCAATCGGCGAATCACCGATTTCACGCGAAAACGAGGGAGCAACGGATGAGCAGCCGCAATGTCGGCCTAAGCGACCTCAACCGGCTCAACATTGATCCGCCGACCTTTGCGGTCGAAATAGACGTGTCCGTCGCACAGGGCGAAAATCGTGTAGTCGCGACCCATGCCGACGTTCATGCCGGGATGCCACTTCGTGCCGCACTGCCGGGCGATAATGTTCCCGGCGATGACCGATTGGCCGCCGAACTTTTTGATGCCCCGTCGTTGGGCATTCGAATCCCGACCGTTCCGGCTCGAGCCCTGTCCCTTTTTATGTGCCATAGCCGTCGCGTCCGAAAATCGCTGAAAACGTCAAAAGGAATGCCCTGCGGCGAGCGGGGGAGAATCGCAGACTTCTCGCGAAATTTCAACCGAATTCAGCAATCGCGACCGAACGGAGCCGAACGTCCGATCAGTCACGGGCTGTTCGGCGCTGAACTTCAGGACCCACTCCCGAGATCGACTTTGCCTTCCTGCCGCAATTCTTCGTCGGGGAGGTAGAGCCATCGCGGGCCGCCTTTGAACTGAAATTCTTTCTCTTCTTCTTCAAATTGGTCGCCGGGCCGCCAGAAGTCTTGCACCAAGACCCGTCGCAGGATCATCGGCTGCCCGCCGGGACCCTTCATCTCTTGGTAACCGTTCGAGAACCCTTCGAGCGCGACACGGAAAAAGTCGGTTTCCGGATCGATGTTGCGCCACATGGCGACCCCGTAAATCACGTCGTCACGATCCGGCTTTTCGCCTTCGGCGAGCCGTTTCGGAATCGGTTGCACGATCGAGACGGAATTATTGAGTTTCGTGTCCTTCAGATCGCCCCGCATCTCTCGCCGCTCGATCGCGGCTTGGGCTTCGGGAATAGTCACGTCGAAGTGTGAAACGGGGGCGTCCCCATCCTGCGTGACGAGCAGAAACCGAGGAATGATCAGCGACGGACCCGGCGGATCGTCGTAGACGTTGACGGGATCAAGGTCGGGCGTTTCCGGCGGAGTCTTCAGCGCTCGATTTTTCACCCGATAAACAAGATACCAAATCAGTTCTTCGGTCTTCTCGCCCGACTTCGGATCGGTGATGCCGACGCGAATCAGCCGGGCCGGCTTTAAGTCGACCTCGAGCACCCAAAGGTCGGTTTGGGTCGTCAACTCTTCGCCTGAGACCGACGGTTCCGCCGTGACCGCGAAACCACGCTGGTTCCCTTGCGCCTGCGCGGTCGGAACGGCCAGCGATCCGACCACGACGGTCAGACCGACTGCGGCGATTGCTCGTAAACGGTTGCGAACCATAGGTACCCCGAGGTGAAAATATCGAGTCGCTTCTTCGGGTCGTGAGGGTCAGAATCCTCTGATCGTTAGGAAGCGACCTTTGATAACGTATCGGCCCGAGCCGTTCGGGGTCAACGATTGCTCGCTTAATGTCGTCGGCGAGCAACAAGTTCTGCCGTTACATACGGTAAGACCGGAGTGATCGATGGGCGAAAGCATCGGGCGTTCGCCGTGTAAGGCGATTCGAACCGCCGGCCGATCAATAAATGTCGTCGCCGGTCAGCACCTTCTCGACGGCGTCGGCCCGCTGGGCGACTTCCATCGCACTTCGCCGCAATTCTTCGGCATCGATCGTGGCACGCGGGTAATTGTCGATCATGCAGAACATTTCTCGGCCCTCGATCGTCCGAATGGCCAGTGCCCCGTGGGGTATTTCCGAATTGAGTTTGAGCGCCTCGTGAAAATACTGCGGTTCCGCATCGCAGCAGGGGCTGAAGATTGTCAGTAGGCGTTCGCCTGCCTCTGCCGGACTCGGTTCGAGATAAACCGACTGTCCGCGGCCGTTCGGCAGTCGCACGTCGATGCGATACTCGAGATCGACGCGACTCCATTTGACGCTGAAAGAATTTTCGAATGCTTCCCGGAGCAGGCTGTCGAGATCGCGGGATTGTCCGGCCGATGCCGAGATGAGATGAAACGCGTCAAGACCCGTCTGCGGTCGATTATCAGCGGCCCGGTCCATCAATCGATAAACGCATTCGGCGATCTCGAGCGGCACATCGGGAGCGAGTTCGCGAATGTTCGGAACGGGTCCGGAGACGACCCGCGAACGTAACTCCCCCAGCGTTTTGCCGGTGAACGGCGGTCGCCCGGTGAGCAAGACAAAATAGCTGACACCCAGAGCGTAGACATCGGTCGCGGGTGAATTCGGGGCACCACTGAAAAGTTCCGGGGCCATAAATGCCGGCGTGCCGACAAGAAACGGGTCTTGCCGCTGCCGCTCATCACGAACCCGTTTGGCGAGGCCGAAGTCGGTCAGCTTGGGCACACCGGTGAACGTAATCAGAATATTGTCCGGCTTGACGTCGCGGTGCAATATGCGATTGCGGTGGGCATGACCGAGGGCGTGCGCAATGCGAGCGGCGATCGTGGTCGCCCTCTGCGGGGTCAGTCGCCCTTCCTCGTTGAGCAGGTGCTTGAGAGAACCGCCGCCGACGTATTCCATTTCAAGAAAATGGTAGCCGCGTTCTTCACCGATCGCGTGGGTGGTCACGATGTTCGGGTGCAGTAGTTCGGCCGAAGTCCGGCCCTCGTCTAGAAAGCGGGCGACGTAGTCGACCTCTTCCATGACACGCGATGGCGAAAGGACCTTAACCGCACACCGGCGATGCAGGTGCGAATGCCGCGCGAGGTAGACCCGGCCCATGCCTCCTTTGCCGAGCAGCGACTGAAATTCATAGATGTGAAGCGATCGCCCCAGTTGCTTCTCGAAATCGCCCTCGGACGACGAACTCGACAGTTGTTTTGCCAGCAGGTTCGGGTGGCGACTCTCGATCGTGCGGTCAGCGTCGGGCGGCACTTCGTCGACGTCTTTGAGTGCTTCGGCGTCAGAGGCAGAAACGATGATCTCGATGACCTGATGACAATGCGGGCAATTGCCCATGTCGGAATTCGGGACGACGATATTATTGCAATTCAGGCAGAACACGCCGGTCACGGTCGACAACTGAGTCACATCGTCCGAGTAGTCTTCCTCGAAGCCGAATCCGTCGTCAGCGGTCACGCTTGGGCCCCTGTCGTTTCGGTGGAGGAAAACGTATGATCTGTCGGCATCGGTCTCTCGGCGATGAGCGTCTCGCCCCAAGTTCGAAGGGGTGGGAGATTCCTTAGATCGGATTCTGAAATTCTGACCGATTAGCGGTCAAATGTCGAGATGCGAACGTTTTCGGAGGCTGGCGAATGTCTTACGAAGAATTTTTTGAATACGTCGATGCGGAGCCATTCCATCCATTTCGCATCAGGATGGTCAGTGGCCGCACATTCGAAGTGAGGCATCCGGAAAATGTCCGGGTTAGCGAACGATCGATCTACGTGTTCCTCCACTCCGAGCAGGACGAGCGTCTCGTCGAAAAAATGGTCATGCTTGGAACGTCGCTAATCGAGTCAATTGAGCATATCGACAGCCCGGTGTCGCAGGAATAAATTGAAAAATGTTGGAACTGCCCGTAATCGATCGACCTCGTGAGGAAGCCTCAGCCGATGAGGCGGGTTCAAAGGATTCCCGAGGCAATTACGCCTTCATCAGCCTCGGCTGTCCCAAGAATTTGGTCGACAGTGAGAAGATGCTGGGGCATTTGGCGCTCGACGGTTACACCCTCGTCTCGGAGCCGCAAGGCTCAGATTTTGTGATCGTCAATACCTGCGGGTTCATCGACAGCAGCCGGGCGGAATCGAAGGCGGTCATTCAGGAGATGATCGACCTCAAGCAGGCCGGGCGAACGAAAGGCGTCATCGTCGCCGGATGCCTGCCCGAACGGTTGGGCGGGGCGAACCTGCGGGCAGAGATGCCCGAGATCGATCACATCGTCGGTGTCTTCGCGCGGGACGAGATCGCCAAGGTCGCCGATCGGCTGGTTGGCAACGTCAATGAGCAGCGCGAAGTTTTTCGCCCCGCACCGATTCGTGCGCTCGACGATCGAGCTCGGCTGCGAATCACCCCGAGTCACTATGCCTATCTGAAGATCTCCGAAGGCTGCAATCGCACCTGCACGTTCTGCTCGATCCCGATGATGCGGGGCAAGCACGCGACCAAGCCGATCGAAGAGGTCGTCGCCGAGGCCCGTGAACTGGCCGCCGACGGAGTCAAGGAGTTGATGCTCGTCGCGCAGGACACGACGTACTACGGCATCGACCTGTACGGCGAGATGAAGCTCGTCGAACTGATTGAAGAACTGGAGCAGGTCGACGGCATCGAATGGATTCGGCTGATGTACCTCTACCCGGTCAATTTCACCGATCGGCTCATCGAGAAGATCGCCACTTCGCCGAAGGTCATCCCGTATCTCGACATGCCGCTGCAGCACGTAAATTCGAAAGTGCTCCGCCGGATGTCACGCCGCGTCAATCGCGAGCGGACCGAGGCGCTGGTGCGGAAGCTCCGCGAGTCGATCGACAACCTTGTGCTGCGGACGACCTTCATCGCCGGATTCCCCGGCGAGACCGAAGCGCAGTTCGAGGAACTGGTCGACTTCGTGCAAGACATGCGATTCGAACGGATGGGCGTGTTTCCCTATTCGATCGAACCGGGCACTCCGGCGGTGAAGCTCGACGGCCATCTTCCGGAGGACGTGAAGGCGGCCCGCGTCGATCGCCTGATGCAGGTCCAACAGCAGATCGCGTTCGAGTTCGCCGAATCGCTCGTCGGCTATGAGCTCGACGTGCTGATCGATGGAAATAACGGCGACGGTTTCTCGATCGGCCGGACGTTTGCCGATGCACCGGAGATCGACGCGAACGTCTACGTCCGCGGAGCCGAGGGGCGCGAAGGCGAGTTCGTCTCGGTCGAGATCACCGGCCGCGATGATTACGACTGGGTCGGCGAAGTCGTCGCGAACGATGCGTGATTCGCCACAAGACGTTTAGCCGCGACCGCCAGGAAGCGCGGCGGAAATCGGTATGACCCCCTTCGACGACAGATGCGATCAATTATGGTCGAACCCGTGACCGAACCCCCTGAGCGAGAGCAAGCCGATGACGCGGCGCGCTCCCTTTCGGTCGCGGCTAAACGCGAATGGAACATTCCCAACGCGATCACCGTGTCGCGATTGTTCGCGGCGTTTGTGCTGTTCGGGATGATTTCGCTGACCGATGCGTGGATCACCTCTGCGGTGCTCTTTGTGGTCGCGGTGGCGACCGACGCCATTGATGGGTATCTCGCCCGGAGATGGAACCAGATCACCGTCACGGGACGGATTCTCGATCCGTTTGTCGACAAGATCATTGTGGGCGGCGCGTTCATCTTTCTGATCGAACGCAACGTCGGCGACGGTCCGACCTCCGGCGTCAACGCATTGATGACGGTGATCGTGATCGGTCGCGAAATGTTCGTTACTGGGCTGCGAAGTTTCGTCGAGCGGCAGGGGCTCGATTTCTCTGCCGACAACCTCGGTAAGGCGAAAATGGTGCTGCAGTGTGTGGCAGTGACGGTCGTGTTGCTGTCGATGTCGCCGACTTTCAGGCAATGGCCGCAATTCGTCTTGATGCGTGACGTACTCCTTTGGGCGACCGTCGCCGTGACGGCGTATAGCGGGGTCGCGTATACGGTGAGGGCGGTGCGCGTGATGCGGGCGGGCTAATTCTGGACTCACGGGGTGTGACCGGTGGGCTTTGGATCGCGGTGCGGTTTGGGGTATCGTTCGCGGCACGACTCGTGAACATCACGTACTAATCACTGCACCGGGGAGCGACTGCAACGTGGGGGAATTCGAAGCAGGCACGGCCGCCGAGGTCCATCCGGGCGTCAAAAAGCTCGCCGATCTCCGCGAGGGCCTTGCGCGGGTCATCCGCGGTAAAGCCGAGGTCATCGATCTGCTCTGCGTCGGCCTGTTGGCGAACGGTTCTGTGTTGATGGAAGACGTGCCCGGTGTCGGGAAAACGACGCTGGCCAAGGCCCTCGCACTTTCCGTCGATTTAACGTTTCGCCGCGTGCAGTTCACTCCAGACTTGATGCCGACCGATATTCTCGGCTCGTCGATCTACAATCCCAAGGACGGCTCCTTCGAGTTTCGCCCGGGGCCGATCTTCTGCAACGTCCTGCTCGCCGATGAGATCAATCGGGCTTCACCGCGAACGCAGTCGGCATTGCTGGAGGCGATGAGCGAGGCTCAGGCAACGATCGAGGGGCAAAGCCGATCGCTGCCGCGTCCGTTCTTCGTGCTCGCCACGCAGAATCCGGTCGATTTTCACGGAACCTATCCGTTGCCCGAAGCGCAACTCGACCGATTTCTCATCTATCTGCAGTTGGGATATCCCGACAAAGATACCGAGGTCTCAATTCTGTTCGATCAATCGGAGCGGCATCCGATCGACGACATCCGACCGGTCCTTTCGACTGACGAGCTCCTCGACATGCAGTCGAAGGTGAAAGAGGTTGGCGTGGAAGAGTCGGTTGCCCACTACATCGTCGAAATCGTGCAGGCAACGCGGTCCGATTCGCGGCTGCAACTCGGCGTAAGTCCGCGTGGCTCGCTGATGCTGTTTCGCGCCGTGCAGGCGGCGGCATTTCTCGACGGTCGTGATTTCGTCACGCCTTCGGATGTGCAGTCGGTTGCCGCCGCGGTGCTCGCCCATCGCGTCATTTTGACTTCGAAAGCCCGTTACAGCCACGTGACGAAATCGGACGTCGTCGACGAGATCGTCAGCGGTATCTCTGTCCCGGCCTGAGATTCACCGTGCAATATCTTCTTCAACTCATCTCCGGGCGTCGCCGCGACGGCACTTTGAAGAGTAAACGGAGAAGCCTCGTCGGATGGATGTTCAACTCGCTGTGGAAGCAGTGGCGAGATGATCTGACGCCGGCGGGAAAGATTCTCGTGTGGTGCGTTGTCCTGACCGGCCTCGGTGCCGTGACAGTGCAGATGCCGATCTACCAGATGTTCTGTGCTTTGATCGTACTCCTTTCGGGAGCCGCGACGGTCGCCGTAATGTTTCGGCCGAAGGTCGAGATCGAAGGAAGTCTGCCGGCGCGCACCACGGTCGGCATCGAAACAACTGCCGTCCTCACGGTCACGAACCGGGGGATGTTTCCCGCCTTCGATCTGTCGGTCGCGGCATTTGATGTGCCTGCAGGTCTTGAATGCGAGATCGATCAGCACATCGTCGGCCGGCTCGATCCGGGGCGATCGGTGCGATTGCCGCTGCGGATTAAACCGAAGTCGCGGGGGACGTATCAGTTGGCAGACGTGCGGGCCTACAGTCTGTTTCCCTTCGGGATCGGTCGTGCAGGCAAGAAGGGCGTCAAGCTCGATCCGCTTCTGGTGGTGCCCTCTTTTGAGCCGATGGAAAGGTTTCGCCTCTCCGCCGCGGATCGCTATCAGCCGGGGGGCATCGCGCTGAGTTCTCGGATCGGGGAGTCGCCGGAGTACATCGGCAACCGTGAGTACGTGCCGGGGGAACCGATCGGCAAGCTCGATTTCCGGGCATGGGCGCGGACCGGAGAACCGGTCGTCCGAGAGTTTCAAGAAGAGTACTTTGTTCGCGTGGCGCTGATCCTCGACACGCACATCTCCCGATTCCTCAAGGTCGGAACGACGGGCCCTCGCGATTTCGAAGCTGCCGTCAGCCTGACCGCCGCCGTCGCCGATGCACTTTCGAGCGAAGAGTACGTGATCGATCTGTTCGCCGCGGGTCCGGAGCTGTATCGGTTTCGCTACGGTCGTAGCACCGGTAACTTCGAGCACGTGCTCGAGATATTGGCGTCGGTCGAGTCGACTTCGAAAGAGACGCTCGACGTGCTGGCGAATACGATATTAAATGAGCTGAATCAGATATCGGCGGTCGTCTTTATCCTCACGGGATGGTCGCCGTCGCGACGAGCGCTTTTAGAGTCGGTTCGCGAAGCCGGTTGCGAAGTGCGCGCGTTTCTCGTTTCGGGTGATGTGAAGCTACCTCCTCCAACCGAAATTGACGCCGGCGTCGTGCGGCTGACGCCCGCGGCGATCGAAACCGGTTTCTCCGAGGGACTATGAGCGGTCAGCGCGGTTACGCCTTGCTATTGATTCTGATCGAGGCGGTCACGTTCGGCACGCTCTCACGGACGGTGATCTTCCCGACATTGGCGGCTTTGGTTGCGATCGCATTCGCTGCCGGCCCGTGGCGTTTCGAAGTCTCTCCCTATCGGCGGACCGTGCTGATTTTGTTCGGTGCGCTGCTGTTCGTGGTCAACTGGCGAGTTTCGACCCATACGCAACAGAACGACATCTTGGACTTCCTCTCGCCGTTTTTGCATGTGATTGGTCAGTTCTTGCTCGTGGTGCAAATCGCTTTCCTATTGATGAAATTCGGAGGCGATCGGATTCCGCCGCGATTCATCTGGCTCGGCGTCCTGGTCATGATTTCGGCGGGGGACATCCGGGCCTCGCGATTCGAAGCGGGCATCTTTCAATGTGCGACGATCGCCTTCGTGATCGCCTCAGCATTGTTCCTCGGATACGACCGCGCGACCGGCCGAAGCCATCGCAGGCGGGGCGCTATGCACGTCGCCGTGACTGCCGTGACGTTGGCGATCATTGCCTCCGGTGCTGTCGCGGGCGCTTTCGCATTGCAACGCTATGAGCGGACGCTTGATCGCTGGGTGGCCGATCTCTGGATGTCGACCGATGTCGGCGGTTCGGTTGGGTTTTCCGGGGAAGTAAATCTCGGCGACGTCGCGGCTCAGAAGACGCAACGATCAAATGACGTTGCACTACGTGTTGACGGCGGTGCGAGTCCCGGCTACCTCCGCGGTCGTATTTTCGATCGGATCGAGCGGTCCGCCCCGACACTTGGTTTTGGCCGATGGCAGTTGTCATGGAGGCCGGCTGAGCGTTCGGGAGATGAGGCGAAGCCGATCAAGCCGGTTCCGCTCGGCGATGATGAAGCGGTTCCGTTCGAGCCTGTCGATACGCTGCAATCTTACTCCGTCCCGAAAAGCAGCGAATCTCAAGTCCGCACCTTCGTCATTCGGATTATCGATAGCGGATTGCTCGGGCATTATTTCCTGCCGAAACACTCACTCAGCGTGGTGACGGACGACACCGAACTCGAATTCGCACCGGACCAGGTCGTTAGCAATACGGCGCTGCCGAGTGCGAGCTATTCAGCCGCCGTTGGATTTTCACCAGGTCTGCTCGAGAAGCCTCCATCGCCCGCGGATGCGACCGAAGGGAGTTTTCTGACGCTGCCCGATGCGTATTCGGAGGACCCCCGTATCCAAGCCCTAGCTGATCAGATTTTTTCGGATGCGGTCACGGTCGAAGATCACGTTCAGGCGGTCACGGCTTACTTTCAGGCGAACTATGTCTATCGCGTCGGCATCTCGATTCCTGCCAGCGAAGACCCGCTGTTGCATTTTCTAACGCGAAAGCCCGACGCGCACTGCGAGTACTTCGCCGCCGGTGCGACCGCCCTGTTACGAATGCGAGGGATACCGACCCGCTACGTGACCGGGTTTGTCGTCGCCAGCCGCAACGAACTGGGCGACTACTGGACGGCGAGCAATTCCGATGCACACGCTTGGGCCGAAGCGTATGACCCGGAGCGGGGCTGGCTGCTCGTCGAGGCAACGCCGTCGGGAGGCGTGCCGCAGGCGGTCGAGCGACCATGGCATCGCCAACTGTGGGACTATGTGAGCGTTGCGATCGGCAATTTTCGGTATGAGTTCACGCGAGGCGGCTGGCTGTGGCTGGGGCGATCGCTGTTGAGATCGCTGATGTCACTGCAGGGGTTCGCGATATTGCTGGGTTTGATCGCCTACGTCATCTGGCGTCAGCGTTCGCATATTTATTTCAGTCGGAAGACGGGCACCGACCCGTACTTGGCCCGATTGGCCGACGTGCGATCAAAGGTCGATGCCGCCGTACTCACGCTGGGCCTCAATCGCACGCCGGAAGAACCGATAAGTCTGTTCGCCGCCCGTATCGAATCGGAACTGGCGCGTCCGGATATTGCGTCGTGGTATCGCGATTACGTCGCCGTACGCTATCGCCCACGCCGCGATACGAACTTCGTTTCGGACCTCGCCCGTCGCGCAACACGACTCGAACGGCCGAAGGAAGATCGCGTGGGCGAAAGCCGATCGGCCTGATCGACTGAAGACTCAAACCGTTAATTGCGGTTCGGCCGTCCTTTGGGTTTCCACAGCGGTGAAGGCACGTGCGACTCCTTCATCAGTCCTTCCATCTCGGCGACGATCTCAGGGTGTTCGCCCGCGACGTCATGGTCTTCGCCGATATCTTCGCGGAGGTTGTACAGCTCAAGCTTCTCGGCATCCCACGGCTGGCGGATCGCCTTCCACTTTCCTTTTCGCACTGCCTTGCGCCCGCCCTGCTCGTAAAACTCCCAGTAGAGATAATTGCTCTCCGGCTGGTCGGACTCTCCGAGCAGCGTTGGTGCGAAGCTTACGCTGTCGAGTCCAAGATCCTCCGGAACGCTCGCCCCCGACAGTTCAGCCGCGGTTGCGAAGAAGTCGCCGAAGTAGCTGGCGTGGTCAGTCACTGATCCAGCTTCGATTTTACCCGGCCAACGGGCGATCATGGGGACGCGAATCCCGCCCTCATAGAGCGCCCGCTTCAACCCTCGCAGCGGACCGTTGGAATCGAAGTACTCCGACCGATTCCCGCCTTCGTTGTGGGGGCCGTTGTCCGACGTGAAGAGCACGATTGTCTCGTCGTCGATATCAAGTTCGGCGAGCTTGTCGAGCACGCGGCCGACATCGGTGTCGAGCTTCTGAATCATCGCCGCCAGCCCCTTTTGTGGCTCCGGCCAATCGCGATCGGCAAATTCGCCGAGGTCGGGAACTTCCATTCCGCGCGGCCCTCCTTGATTGTTGGCGTGCGGCAGGGTGACCGCCATGTAGAGGAAGAACGGCTCGTCTTTGCTCTGTTCGATGAAATCGAGAGCGTTCTCGGCGATCAGATCGTGGCTGTAGACATTCTTTTCGCTCGCGACGCCGCCACCGCGGCTGTCTTCGTCCGGCACGACATTGTCGACCGAAATCCGCTCCTGATTTCGATACAAGAACGTCGGATAGTAGTTGTGAGCATGATGCTGATTGAGATAGCCGAAGAACTCATTGAAGCCCTGCTTGTTCGGCACTCCGGTTGAGCCCTCTTCTCCAAGACCCCATTTGCCGAACAAACCGGTCTTGTATCCGGCGTCTTGCAGAACTTCGGCAAT contains:
- a CDS encoding arylsulfatase; this encodes MFRHSMICLTAAFAVVSLTASSLFAADKPNIIFILADDLGYGDLGCYGQTNFETPRIDEMAGEGMKFTDFYAGSTVCAPSRCVLMTGMHTGHCRIRGNAMYPLEPGDVTIAEVLQDAGYKTGLFGKWGLGEEGSTGVPNKQGFNEFFGYLNQHHAHNYYPTFLYRNQERISVDNVVPDEDSRGGGVASEKNVYSHDLIAENALDFIEQSKDEPFFLYMAVTLPHANNQGGPRGMEVPDLGEFADRDWPEPQKGLAAMIQKLDTDVGRVLDKLAELDIDDETIVLFTSDNGPHNEGGNRSEYFDSNGPLRGLKRALYEGGIRVPMIARWPGKIEAGSVTDHASYFGDFFATAAELSGASVPEDLGLDSVSFAPTLLGESDQPESNYLYWEFYEQGGRKAVRKGKWKAIRQPWDAEKLELYNLREDIGEDHDVAGEHPEIVAEMEGLMKESHVPSPLWKPKGRPNRN
- a CDS encoding transglutaminase family protein; its protein translation is MSGQRGYALLLILIEAVTFGTLSRTVIFPTLAALVAIAFAAGPWRFEVSPYRRTVLILFGALLFVVNWRVSTHTQQNDILDFLSPFLHVIGQFLLVVQIAFLLMKFGGDRIPPRFIWLGVLVMISAGDIRASRFEAGIFQCATIAFVIASALFLGYDRATGRSHRRRGAMHVAVTAVTLAIIASGAVAGAFALQRYERTLDRWVADLWMSTDVGGSVGFSGEVNLGDVAAQKTQRSNDVALRVDGGASPGYLRGRIFDRIERSAPTLGFGRWQLSWRPAERSGDEAKPIKPVPLGDDEAVPFEPVDTLQSYSVPKSSESQVRTFVIRIIDSGLLGHYFLPKHSLSVVTDDTELEFAPDQVVSNTALPSASYSAAVGFSPGLLEKPPSPADATEGSFLTLPDAYSEDPRIQALADQIFSDAVTVEDHVQAVTAYFQANYVYRVGISIPASEDPLLHFLTRKPDAHCEYFAAGATALLRMRGIPTRYVTGFVVASRNELGDYWTASNSDAHAWAEAYDPERGWLLVEATPSGGVPQAVERPWHRQLWDYVSVAIGNFRYEFTRGGWLWLGRSLLRSLMSLQGFAILLGLIAYVIWRQRSHIYFSRKTGTDPYLARLADVRSKVDAAVLTLGLNRTPEEPISLFAARIESELARPDIASWYRDYVAVRYRPRRDTNFVSDLARRATRLERPKEDRVGESRSA